One genomic segment of Marinitoga piezophila KA3 includes these proteins:
- a CDS encoding DUF401 family protein — protein sequence MITLSILAGFFILILAIKFTKSVHWGIFAALISTAIISAKFPMTATAFLITLKDQKFYEIIITIYSIYLIADTFKSSGNSQKFSNSIKNIFNAKQASALMPMFLGFLPMPGGAMFTAPMVRDISDETELDHLTAASMNYWFRHSMEFFWILYPALVLEAVFTKTDLVKILFLQLPIGIFAIVSAWFYFGLGKIHINYSKKDMITFIDSLIPIIAIIIGVLLKIEGWLVVFTVAVLYAIFTKNYKNLFKLKYSIFLLLFLVFWYKNFISASNLSVMFTEELKNFGINPWIIIIFSPFILGLITGITQAAFSITIPLTLSLATSGAFPLLAAAVTNYYFAIIGVLLSPVHLCLLLTSNFFGVKMSSMLKNLIIPFIFSFVGYLMILLYLLHF from the coding sequence ATGATTACATTATCCATATTGGCAGGATTTTTTATTTTGATTTTAGCAATAAAATTTACCAAAAGTGTTCATTGGGGAATATTTGCTGCTTTGATTTCTACTGCAATAATCTCTGCAAAGTTTCCTATGACCGCAACAGCTTTTTTGATAACATTAAAAGACCAAAAGTTTTATGAAATAATTATAACTATATATAGTATCTATTTAATAGCTGATACTTTTAAATCTTCTGGAAACTCACAAAAGTTTTCCAATAGTATAAAAAATATTTTTAATGCTAAACAGGCTTCTGCTTTAATGCCCATGTTTTTAGGCTTTTTGCCTATGCCAGGTGGTGCAATGTTCACTGCACCAATGGTAAGAGATATTTCTGATGAAACTGAGTTGGATCATCTAACTGCTGCTTCTATGAATTATTGGTTTAGACATTCTATGGAATTTTTCTGGATATTATATCCGGCTCTTGTTCTTGAAGCAGTATTTACAAAAACTGATCTGGTTAAAATTTTATTTTTGCAATTACCAATTGGTATTTTTGCAATTGTAAGCGCCTGGTTTTATTTTGGACTTGGTAAAATACATATTAATTATAGTAAAAAAGATATGATAACTTTTATTGACTCTTTAATACCAATTATCGCTATAATTATTGGAGTTTTATTAAAGATAGAAGGTTGGTTAGTTGTATTTACTGTTGCAGTTTTATACGCAATTTTTACCAAGAATTATAAAAATCTTTTTAAATTGAAATATTCTATTTTTCTTTTATTATTTTTGGTTTTCTGGTATAAAAATTTTATTAGTGCTTCTAATCTTTCTGTTATGTTTACTGAAGAACTTAAAAATTTTGGAATTAATCCCTGGATAATTATAATTTTTTCTCCATTTATTCTTGGATTGATTACGGGAATAACTCAAGCAGCTTTTTCTATTACAATACCTCTTACACTAAGTCTTGCAACCTCTGGGGCATTTCCGTTATTAGCAGCTGCAGTAACTAATTATTATTTTGCAATAATAGGAGTTTTGCTTTCACCTGTACACTTATGTTTATTATTAACTTCTAATTTTTTTGGTGTTAAGATGTCTTCAATGCTAAAAAATTTGATTATTCCCTTTATTTTTTCTTTTGTTGGTTATTTAATGATTTTATTATATCTTTTACATTTTTGA
- the glyA gene encoding serine hydroxymethyltransferase yields MWENVKTIDPEIFEIITEELNRQEYGIELIASENFASVAVMEAMGSVLTNKYAEGYPKKRYYGGCEVVDKAETLARNRAKELFGAKYANVQPHSGSQANMGVYLALMETGDTLMGMSLSHGGHLTHGASVNFSGKIFNVVQYGVNEDTEVIDYDEVEKLALEHKPKVIVAGGSAYARIIDFKRFREIADKVGAYLVVDMSHFAGLVAAGLYPNPLEYAHVVTTTTHKTLRGPRGGMILTNDKELYKLINKSIFPGIQGGPLMHVIAAKAVAFKEALSPEFKTYQEQVIKNAKKLAEEMEKLGFRIVSGGTDSHLFLVDLNEKNVTGKAAEKALEAAGITVNKNTIPKETRSPFVTSGIRIGTPAVTTRGMKEEEMVVIAKLINEVITNIKDEDGTLDEEFKNKIKSEVKELCEKFPLYKGKIF; encoded by the coding sequence ATGTGGGAAAATGTGAAAACAATTGATCCTGAAATCTTCGAAATTATAACCGAAGAATTAAACAGACAGGAATATGGAATTGAATTAATTGCTTCAGAAAATTTTGCATCAGTTGCAGTTATGGAAGCAATGGGAAGCGTTTTAACAAATAAATATGCTGAAGGTTATCCTAAAAAAAGGTATTACGGTGGTTGTGAGGTTGTAGATAAAGCAGAAACTCTTGCAAGAAATAGAGCAAAGGAATTATTTGGCGCTAAATATGCAAATGTTCAACCACATTCAGGTTCTCAGGCTAATATGGGTGTTTACCTTGCATTAATGGAAACTGGCGATACATTAATGGGAATGTCATTAAGCCATGGGGGACATTTAACTCACGGTGCATCAGTAAACTTTTCAGGTAAAATATTCAACGTTGTACAATATGGTGTAAATGAAGATACAGAAGTAATAGATTATGATGAAGTAGAAAAGTTAGCTCTTGAACATAAACCAAAGGTAATTGTTGCTGGTGGAAGTGCGTACGCAAGAATTATTGATTTCAAAAGATTTAGAGAAATAGCTGATAAAGTCGGAGCATATCTTGTAGTTGATATGTCACACTTTGCAGGACTTGTTGCTGCTGGATTATACCCAAATCCTCTTGAATATGCACATGTTGTTACAACAACAACACATAAAACATTAAGAGGCCCAAGAGGCGGTATGATTTTAACTAACGATAAGGAATTATATAAATTAATTAATAAGAGTATTTTCCCTGGAATTCAGGGGGGTCCTTTAATGCATGTTATTGCTGCAAAAGCTGTGGCATTTAAGGAAGCTTTATCTCCAGAATTTAAAACTTATCAAGAACAGGTTATAAAAAATGCAAAAAAACTTGCTGAAGAAATGGAAAAACTTGGATTTAGAATTGTTTCAGGTGGAACAGATTCTCATTTATTCCTTGTTGATTTAAATGAAAAAAATGTAACCGGAAAAGCTGCTGAAAAAGCTTTAGAAGCTGCTGGAATTACAGTAAATAAAAACACTATTCCAAAGGAAACACGTTCACCTTTTGTAACAAGTGGTATTAGAATAGGAACACCTGCTGTTACAACAAGAGGCATGAAAGAAGAAGAAATGGTTGTTATTGCTAAATTAATTAATGAAGTTATTACAAATATAAAAGATGAAGATGGAACATTAGACGAAGAATTTAAAAATAAAATAAAATCAGAAGTAAAGGAATTATGTGAAAAATTCCCATTATATAAAGGAAAAATATTTTAA
- a CDS encoding PLP-dependent aminotransferase family protein produces the protein MKFENKYSETVKRIKSNLIRELLKTAGDKDIISFGGGIPDPETFPIKKMSEIANEVIMNEYRVSLQYGSTEGDPELIKQYIRLMEEYEGIHGLTEENLMVTTGSQQALFIVGTVFLDEDSYCAVSKPIYLGAGSAFNQRNPKYISIPLEKDGMNIDYLENELKKLDENGEIDKFKFVYTVSNFHNPAGTTLSLEKRKRLIELAEKYDFIIIEDDPYGALRFEGEKQPSIFKLNNGERVVLLNTFSKVLSPGLRIGVIVANKELIRKMVLAKQGMDLCSSTLTQRIAARFIEKYDLFEEIKPTIELYRAKKDKFMEALEKYLGDIEGVDWIRPEGGLFSWITLPEGFDTMELFEIAKRKKVIYIPGETFYVDEPERNTMRVSFCLPSFEELDEGVKRLREAIDEYAKEKGIELKLK, from the coding sequence GTGAAATTTGAAAATAAGTATTCAGAAACCGTTAAAAGGATTAAATCAAACCTTATCAGAGAATTGTTAAAAACAGCTGGTGATAAAGATATTATTTCATTTGGTGGTGGAATTCCAGATCCAGAAACATTTCCTATAAAAAAAATGTCAGAAATTGCAAATGAAGTAATTATGAATGAATACAGAGTATCATTACAGTATGGTTCAACAGAAGGTGATCCAGAATTAATTAAACAGTACATTAGATTAATGGAAGAATATGAAGGTATCCATGGTTTAACAGAAGAAAATTTAATGGTTACAACAGGATCACAGCAAGCATTATTTATTGTTGGAACAGTATTTTTAGATGAAGATAGCTACTGTGCAGTAAGTAAACCAATTTATTTAGGAGCAGGAAGTGCTTTTAATCAAAGAAATCCAAAATACATTAGCATTCCACTTGAAAAAGATGGTATGAATATTGACTATCTTGAAAATGAATTAAAGAAATTAGATGAAAATGGAGAAATCGATAAATTCAAATTTGTTTATACAGTAAGTAATTTCCACAATCCAGCAGGAACAACATTATCACTTGAAAAGAGAAAAAGATTAATTGAATTAGCAGAAAAATATGATTTTATTATCATTGAAGATGATCCATATGGTGCATTAAGATTTGAAGGAGAAAAGCAACCAAGTATCTTCAAATTAAATAATGGTGAAAGGGTTGTCTTATTAAATACATTTAGTAAAGTATTATCTCCAGGATTAAGAATAGGTGTTATTGTTGCAAATAAAGAGTTAATCAGAAAAATGGTATTGGCAAAACAGGGAATGGATCTTTGTTCTTCAACATTAACTCAGAGAATAGCAGCAAGATTTATTGAAAAATATGATTTATTTGAAGAAATAAAACCAACAATAGAGTTATACAGAGCTAAAAAAGATAAATTTATGGAAGCGTTGGAAAAATACCTTGGAGATATTGAAGGTGTTGACTGGATTAGACCAGAAGGTGGATTGTTCTCATGGATTACATTACCAGAAGGTTTTGATACAATGGAATTATTTGAAATTGCAAAGAGAAAGAAAGTAATCTATATACCAGGCGAAACATTCTATGTAGATGAACCAGAAAGAAATACAATGAGAGTTTCATTCTGTCTTCCATCATTTGAAGAATTAGATGAAGGTGTAAAAAGATTAAGAGAAGCAATTGACGAATATGCAAAAGAAAAAGGAATAGAATTGAAATTAAAATAA